AGTTTTAACACCAGACACACTGGCAGCCTCTTTTGAAAATACCTTTCTGGCCTGTGATCTGGCCACCACAAAGATTTTCAAATAAAGTGTTATAATAACAGAGCACGGGACAACCATTGTAATAACAAGGTCAATTATATTACCCCAGGTTATTCCTTCAACAATAAAACATTCTTTCAAACACTGACTGGGTACCTGCACATTTACAATGTCTTTTATAATAGCAGCACGGTAGATGATACAACAACACCAGGTAATGAATATACAACACATCattcttgttattgttattttagagTGGTACAATAAGGGATCACACACAGCAACATAGCGGTCAATAGATATCAAGACCAAATTGCCCAAAGATAAAGAAGCACATAAAAAAGCAATGTAGAtctgaaacacacagaaatattccCCAAAACCCCAGCATGGTTCCATTATTGCTACAGTCATTACTGGTATCACAATCAGTCCCACCAGGAGAtctgacacagccagagagaggatgagcaggTTGGTTGTAGTGTGGAGCTGCttgaagtgagagatggagatgatcaCCAGTAGGTTCAAAAATACTGTAACTGCTGAAATCAATGAGAAGATGATGTACAGTGTTATGTAGATAGTTGTTGATAGCAAAGCCTTTCTGCAAGAAGTTTCTGTCCTGAAAACAGTATTGAACATCTTCATGTGTCTCCATTtgtaataaaatgtaaaaatgctgAGGTCCTGCTCCTGCTTGGTCCTGTGTGTGACCCTGTCAGGTCTGCCTTCTGACAAACTCTGAGCTCTGCCTCTCTATTTATCCCTGAGTTACTGACAGAAACTCCCCTCCCCGGAGTCTCTCTGCACACACAATAGAGCACAGAAATGAACAAACGGTTAGATAAACAAATAATTTATGATGTAATGTATAACAGGATTGGATGTTTCTCTGCCCACCTAGCATGTCCTTCAGTCTTACTGGTAGTTAGAGATGAGAGCAAAGGTACATTTTCTCAACTGATAATTTTAATGGGAAAATATATGGGGAAAAATGGGATTATATAATATGGGAGATGTTCTGGTCACTCAAAGGCTATTTTATATGGGAAATAGGATAATTGTGCAGACTAACAGTTTTGAGTGATTAGTTTGGACCATAATCCACAACCTCAGGAGACATGACCACATGTCAGCTGGCCAGTGTTTAGGAAAGTTGACAGTAGAAAGTTGACAGTAGGGAAGTTGACAATAGGGAAGTTGACAGTAGGGAAGTTGACAGTAGGGAAGTTGACATTAGGGAAGTTGATGAAATGGCATAAATGTATTCAGCCCTACGAGTTGAATCTGTTGTATTGGCCAGTTATATTATCTGATTAATGTGGTATTTAGTTTCCTGACACAGGAACAAGCCAGTTGATCAGAATATATCATGGAGTATCAGCAATTGGTGTCTGTCTAGACAGATAAAGACTTtgaagtcagattttgcagtaaAATAAATTACGTTGTTACTGTGTTTTGCCTTTGTAGGGCAGTATGGGGTATGCACTAGAGCACATGCAGTCAAAATGAATAGTGGCATTACAAATTAACATTCCATAGACTGGCATTTGAAACTTCCATCTGAACTGAATTAGGAACCATACTTCTTCAAGTTGAGGAAGACTTTGTCTCAATTAGATCATTGGAACAAATACTATTTGtcagacagaacaacaacactgTAATCTGACCCAATCACCCCTTAATGTTGTTTTCCTTTTCTGGTGTGTTGTTTTCTCTGATTTAAACAAAAATACTAAATGTAATTTACATTTCATTTAGTTGAATCAATCATCTCAAAAGCACTTATAAAAGAACATTTCAGAAAAAAATGACATCTTTTGGAATAAATCATGATTAGCCATTTAGTCAAGTTAGCCCTCCTCAACAGCTTCAAGCATTAGCCCCAGACCCTGGGCACAAGGACCACCTATAATACAAGTCTAAATACTGTAACAGTAAACAGAGTGATTGTGGGAATCAGACTTTTGGGGCATTAATATTTATGACCTAATTCagtaacactttataataacaTTCAGTAATAAGCATTTACAGGCCTTTACAGTTTTATcaccatttattaatcattactcaCACATTTGTTAAATGTTAGTAAGCTAGGTATTCTCACATTTATAAATaacttttaaatgatgtattaatGAGTCATTGGATTTTGTATAtttaaaccatttactaatcaataGTACTAATCAAATATTTTTGCAGTCCCTAATCTAAAGTGAGAGCCATTTATACTTTTGAAATGATTAATACATGTTTTGAGTGACCAGGGTAatttctcacaataagttggacATGCCATTAGTAGACGATGAAGGTTTCAAAATGACCAGGAGCATATCAATGGTTAAAGAATAAGCACACAAAGGATGTTTAAGGAAATATATCTAACATTAATTTCACAAATACTGTTGTTTAAGAACTATTGCAAAGAGGTGAGGAAGGGTTGTATTGCAAATATTTAGCTAAAGTTGTCAACCTCACAAACTAATTATAAAACAGGGAGATGTAGCCTACACGCAAGAGCTGGTCGGACTGGACAGTTTTTATCCAGTGGATTTTATTCCTTCATTACTACGGATATGTGATTGAAATGTAGAGGTATTTTCAGGTAGAAATTATATATGTATATCCTAACCTTTAAATATTTCCTGCAGTCTTTTAACCGCAGACTATTTTCAAACTTTGCTTTGTTTGGCTGCACTCTTATTAGGCCTTTAAAGGTACTGATCCTTTAACTGTAATGTTCAGCAAGTTATATATTTagatattggtttccttaccctgtaagcagtctatgaacTGCTCAAATGAGTGACTGCAATCCACACTGTGGTTTTGGTAGACCTGTCACTGCAAACGTGAATGTTAGCATTCTCAGACGAAAAACGGTAATTTACTCAGAATAGAGTGTGTCTGAAGTTACACATCACACTATTACAACAGTGTGGCTGTTTtggaataaaataaatatatttattttaacatCCTCCGTGTTGTGTTATTATTGTTTTACCATCGATATGCTCTTGCTTGGGTTACGCGCAATGCCATccggggtacgccaaataaaactgtgattcacatttttaaaCAGACCATGTAgattttccaatggggctatatatttgggtgtttttttttaaattgcgtaAATAGTCTCGTTTCACtgacaaaaataaaattaaaccatctagtgttcagcgaaataagaacacaatgtcaaatacaggtagcctcgtcaaataattaacatccaatcacattaacagttactctcTCGCCTaccggtccgtatgtagccaaacgtagatGCTACTCATTCCGTTAACTCAAAAATTGAtaaatagcaacaacaaaaaaggccgCGTCCAGAGGTATacatggacagatactccaatctccgctgtggagctttgcagctccttcagggttatctttggtctcattgttgcctctctgattaatgacctccttgcctggtctgtgagttttggtgggtggccctctcttggcaggtttgttgtggtgccatattcctttcaattttttaaataatggatttaaatggtgctccgtgggatgttaaaagtttctgatattttttattacCCAAACCTGATCTGTTCTCCACAACTTCGTCCCTGACCTGATCGTCATGGTGCCGCTTCCTTGGTGGTGACCCTTCcttaatggtgttgcagactctggggcctttcagaacatgtgAAAATATACTGAGATCAGGTGACActtcaataaagtccacctgtgtgcaatctaactaattatgtgacttctgaaggtaattgattgCACCATATCTtgtttaggggcttcatagcaaagagggtgaatacatatgcactcaccacttttccatattattattatttaaaaaaattaatcatttcaccaatttagactattttgtgtatgtccattacatgaaatccaaataaaatcaatttaaattacaggttgtagtgcaacaaaataggaaaaacgccaagggggatgaatacttt
This portion of the Oncorhynchus tshawytscha isolate Ot180627B linkage group LG26, Otsh_v2.0, whole genome shotgun sequence genome encodes:
- the LOC121841021 gene encoding trace amine-associated receptor 13c-like, translating into MKMFNTVFRTETSCRKALLSTTIYITLYIIFSLISAVTVFLNLLVIISISHFKQLHTTTNLLILSLAVSDLLVGLIVIPVMTVAIMEPCWGFGEYFCVFQIYIAFLCASLSLGNLVLISIDRYVAVCDPLLYHSKITITRMMCCIFITWCCCIIYRAAIIKDIVNVQVPSQCLKECFIVEGITWGNIIDLVITMVVPCSVIITLYLKIFVVARSQARKVFSKEAASVSGVKTVQANKSERKAAKTLSIVVINYLICWIPFLFSFFLFFNSFINPIIYAFFYPWFKVTAKRILTLNF